The genomic stretch TAAGTTTTCCACCTCCCGACGCCCCACCCCGCTATCCTTCAGCACCATTGGACACGGACAGCTCCTTGGCGTCCGCCCCACCTTGAGCCCCTGTTTACCCCCGCTGGCTCGAACAGCTCCTCGCCTCCACCCTCGCCCTGGCAGACCAGGGCGCAGACACGGACACTCCTCATTCCTGGAaggctccctccccttcctctccctgctcccctcctctggCGCATGGAGACCCCGGGGGTACAAGAAGGGGCGCAGGCACCCAGCGAGCTGAACCGCGCTCTCAGCGGCCAAGGCTTAGCCAAACCCCCGAAGCACCTGTGGCGGCAGCCGCGGTGCCCCATCCGTATCCAGCAGCGATTCTACTCGGACCCGGACAAGTCCGCGGGCCGCAGCCAGCAGAACCGGGGTCCGCGGCGGGGGCTCCAGAAGTCAAGGTGCTCCTGGCCCACTTCCTTCCATAGGTGGTAggtgggcgggggcagggccctCCCAAGGCGTGGGGGATGGGAGCACGGACCTGTGGGAGTCGGGAAGAGTCCTTGCTTCTCCAGGGGACGGGGGTCTCTACTGTTTGGCTGAGGCCGGTGCTTTAGAGAAAAAAACTGTTTTTACATGGGGTGACGCTGGGGTGATGATGTCATGATTGTTTATGGGTGTGTGTGCCTGGGAGTGCCAGGTGTGGTTGcatctaagtgtgtgtgtgaatctggGCAATTGTGACCCTGTGTGTGCTCCGACCTGCTGCGTGAGGGTGGGTGACCAGAGGTGCTCGGTTGTATGTACACCAGCTGTGTATCTGCCTGTGTGTTTTGCCCTGTGGTCCTTGTGGGTATGTGGACGAGCGTGACTGTCCTCTCTCTAACACAATTGAGGTCCTTTAGACCCTGGAGTGTCTTCGGATGTTTGTGGGGTTGTAGCCATCCCAATCATCTGAGAGGAAGAGGTTGGGCTGTCCTCAGCCCTGGGGGAGAGAGCTTGCTCTGTAGCCTGCCTTGCCACCAGCCCTCTCCCCTACCGCTGGCCTCTGTTGCCAGAAGGAGGGGAAACCTCTTGGGAGCCTGAGCACAGGATGTTCCTTCCCTTAAGAAAGGATGGGGTGGAGAAGGGGGTGTTGAAGTGGGAAGGCCTGCTCCTCCTGTTTCCTATAAAAGGTGAGTGGGACAataagagagagatggagagaaacatcaggtcAAACAGGGGCCTTGCAGGAGCCAGAGGTGGGAGTCTCAGCTGCTGGGTCAGGGCTGGAGGGCCCAGGAGCAGGGCCCAGGAGTCCCAGACCCTTcttgggtgggagggggagatagagCAGGCCAGATCTAGAGTCCTGGGCTTGGTCAGGCTGGTCACCTCGGGGGAGCCAATTTCCTCTCTAGATCGTCATTCTCCCACCTCGGTCCATGGCCCTCCTAGGGTTACCGGCTTCTTGGTCTACAAGCCAGGCCTAACTCCCCAGCCCCAAGGCGTCTGGAGCAGCTGGGATTGGAGCTCTTCCCAGGTGACCCAGCAGGTCCACTGCCCCCATTTCCACTtcccagccctcagctcctcctgcctcccccctcccagtgACTCATAATTTTCCATCTTCAAGAAAGAACAAACAGAGACTGGATTTGGGCCCATCTAGGGGGAGAGCCCACGTGGCTCTGAAAGGTTCTGGAATGGGTGTGTCCCTGTGAACGTGTACTTGCGAATCCTGCCCATGCATATATGTGCTgatgtgggggaaggggctcAGCCTTTAGGTTCAGGCCCACTGGGTTCAAGGCCAGTCTGCTAGGTGCTCCCCAGCGAGCAGAGAATACTAATGAAATGCAAATACACAGCTGTACTTCCTGTATTTTGTTGAGAACTTGCTGTGTGGGAGCCTGGTCCCCCACTGTGGCTCTTTTCCCCACTGTCCCGGGTGGGTCACTTGGGCCTGGGAGGGTCCTAGCATCttgttcagcaaacatttattagctacctactgtgtgcaaggtcCTGTACTGGGGACACAGCCATGGGCAAGCAGGGGCTCACAGGCTGATGGTGGAGACAGACTCATACCAGCTGGAGAGAGAAGGCCTCTGACCCAGCTTTGGGGGGTAGGGTGTGAAGAGGGCCTGCTGGGAAGAGGTGGCATCTAAGCTTAACCTGAAGGTTGAAGAAAAATCAGCCAGAGTGCAGGGAAGGGTATGCCAATTAGATGGAACAAATTGTGAAAAGCCTCAGACTCAGAAGGATCAGGTACATGAGGAACTGAATATAAATCAATGTGTTtggagagtgggaggggagacTCCCTACTCATCTCCCAAGCATTAATTGAGAACCTATGGAGTGTTGGGCCCTGAGGGCATAGCTGGTAGCAAGGCAGAGCTGGTCCTACCCTGGAGGGGCTGGTGGGCAAGGCAGAAACAAATCAAATGATCATGACAATAAATGTGAAATGGTACTTGTGAGAGAAGGTGGTCTGAGAACATTTGCCCAGCTGGTCAGGGAGGGCATCCTGGAGGGGTGATCTGAGAGATGAAGAGGCGGCCGGGGAAAAGTGTTGGGGCAAGGGCCTGTGTGAGAATGAGCCTGGCTGAttcaaggaacagcaaggagCGGGATGAAGCCGCCACAGGGTGAACCAGGAGGAAGAGGGCgggaggccagcaggggtcaGGCATCACAGGGCCTCCAGAGAGGTGTGGATTCAGATGAGAGGGCAGTGAGGAGCCACAGGAGGGTCTGGAGCAGAGGAGGGTGAGATCAAACTCACGTGAGCATCTGTACACGTGACACCGCCcccactcccttctctctgtctaGACTCCATGGAGACAGGAAAGTCATTTCTCCTCGCCTGTTTGTCCTTAAATGGGCACAACAGCACCCACATCCTGTCTCCCTGGGGCCGTCTGGTGGCAGAAGAGAAAAGTGCTTGCCCACGGCAGGGATGCTCAAATGGGAGGAATGGAGTGACGTGCTTAGGGCACCAGAGACTGCTGGTCATGCAGCACACAGGGACAAAGTCAGGATGGGGGTCCCCGGGTCCGCCCATCCTTCAGCCTCTGCCCTTTACCCGGCAGGGATTGGGGCCACCCAGGGTCAGGCAGGCCAGATTCCAATGCTGAGTTTCAGCTGtgagtctcagtttctccatccaaAAAGCTATTAATAACACATTACTGTTAAAactgttaataaaatatttaaggttGAATCTATTAATGAACATTAATATTAAACTATTGATAAAACATTCATGAAGTCTGGGACTTCAGAGGGGATGGAGCCAGTTAAGCATTAAGTGGGAGAGAGCACCGGCTGGGTAAACTATGTGGCAACTGAacacacctctctgtgcctcagtttccccatccccCAAATGAGCATAATAGTCCTCACTTTCAAGAATTGCTCCGAAAAGCAAGTGACTTTTAGGTGCACAGCCCTTGGCTCAGAGCCAGGCAAGTAGGAAGTGCTGTTTGTATTGATGTGTTTAGTCTTAACCTTCCATTTCATGCCTGTGACTTTAGGGGAGGGACTGaattcctctgtgcctcagtttctccttggGGACATAAGACTGTGCAAGCCCCTCCCACGGAGCTGGGATGGTGCCGAGTCTCCTGGGAGGGATCCTGGCCCCAGAGTCTCCACCAGGCCGATCCTGGCCGCCTCTAGCCCCTGGGGATCGGCTATAATTAGGTGCAACCGCAGCAGCTACAGCGGGTATTTTTGTCTCGGGGAcagcaagtctggttcccaccaggTGTCCGGTTGTAGGGCCGCAGATGGCAGGAGGGGGTTCCCAGACAGACCCTGGAGACTCCTTGTCCTCCTGGGCCCCAGCACGACCCCTCTCTGAACctccatttttctcatctgtacaatgaggCCAATAGCGTGGTTAGGAGGTCAGGAGAGGGTCAGGAACTCCTCCCTGGGGTGCCTCAGGCTCCCTCCATTGAAGCCCTGATCACCCCAAGCTGTATCTCATATTTCCCTAGGCGTGCCAGAAATGGGGGTGCCCCACAACTGGTATAGTCCTCCCAGAGGCAAGGCCTAgacagtggggtgtgtgtgtgggggggaaggttggggaggcCCAGCCTCCCTGGACCTCAGTGGCTTCTGCCTGTGATGTGGGCATTTGGGGTCCTGCCTCCAAGTGTGACATCCTCTGAGATGTGTTTCCTTCCCTGCAGTACAGGGCAGGGCTACCCACCCCAGCACCTGGTACAGGCCCCTGAACTCCCAGACACCAGAGGTGAGGGCTCCATTTCCAACTCCCGGCCAGGTCcttcctggggcgggggtgggggtgggtagctGATGCTTCACAGAACAGGAGATCTGGCTGGAGTGGAGAGCGGATGTTTGTGCAGTGGAGACAGCAAGAGAGGGGAAAGGATCCAGAGACAGGGCCTGGGGTATGTCAGAGCAGGTGGGGGTCATGTGGGGACTTGTGGAGGggaactggaggaggaggagcctttcccagccctctgccctgccATGAAGTTTTGTGTCTGTTACCACCTTGCTGgtttcctcagtttcctcacctggcaAAGGAGTAAGGGTTTGTTGCTGCCGGGCAGCCCCTTTGtggctccaggcctcagtttctccatctggaaAACGGGCAGAGAGGGACTGGAAGCGCTGTGTGGGACCTGGGCAGCCCCTCGGCAAACTCCTGCCTAGGTGCTCTGCTCATTATGGAGGCTGCTTCCCTTTCTGGCTTACATCTCACTCTTCGCAGCCAAGTTACCCCAGACAGCTGCACTATTGTGAGACAGGTTGGCTGAAGAAAGTAATATCCGGGTTCTAGGCCCCAGAGGGCCGCCCCCAAAGAGGGGAGCAGAGAGTGGCACCTAGCTCggtgcctcagtgtccccatttcCCCGGGTGGGAGCGTCCCAGCACGGACCagtggtggggcggggcggggcgccctctgtcccctctccgcgggccccgcccccgcggccgTCCAGAAAAGGTCCCACGGCCCACGCTCCGTCCTGCCTCCACGCTGTCGCGGCGATGCAGGGCACCCCCGCGCCTGCCCCGGCACCGGGGCCTGGCTCTCCCCGGGACTCCCCGCGCAGCTCCCCCGGGCTCTTCAGGAAGCTCCTGGTGAAccagagcatccgcctgcagcgGCGCTTCACGGTGGCCCATCCTCTGTGGTGAGGGGCGAGGAGAGCTGGAGGGGTCAGCGGAAGCGCCAGGCTGGAGGTGGGAAGGACACAGCCGGGAGAGCTGGGGCCGGACCCGGGGTCAGGGCGTGGGCGCTCTGCCCCTCCGGCCCCTGCTCGGTATCGGTCTCCCTCCACCCGCGGTCTGGACACAAGCCGGGCTCCTGCGGCTGTCCCTTCCCAGCTGTGCGGCCCGGAGCGGGACGAGCTGAGGCTCACGTCTGCTCCTGACCCTCCCGCCCGGCAGGCGGCCTGAGCGTCCCGGGAGTGAGGGGAAGGGCGAGGGTCACTCCCCGCTCGGTCTGCTCTCCTCCATCCGTCCCGGTGCCGGCGAAGAGAAGGCCTGGGGGTGCACAGGAAACGCGCCGTGTCCCCGAGGAAGACCCGATTTTAGGAGGCATGGCACCCCTAGCGTAAGAGAGGAGTTTCACGTCCCAGACTGAGAGCGGATCCCCGAAGCGCAACTCGGCGGTGTCCTCCAAGGACCTGTCACCTCTCTGGGTTCGAATCCCGCGCCTTCGGGAAGCGactgtgtggggtgtgggggcaaGGCTAGGGTCGGAGGTGGGGCTTGTGGGCGCCGACCCTGTCTGGCAGCTTGCGCGGCGCGGTTCCCGCTGCATTCACACCCCCTGGAGAGTTTGGCACCTGGCGGCGCAGAGGCTGGAGGTCCCTTCAAACGGCCAGTGAcagctggcgggggcggggcagtcGTGGTCGTGTCTCTGATGGCGCCATTGCAGCCCGAGAAGGGGTCCCAGGTCCGGGAAAGCGCCCTCAGAGCACCCAGACGCCTGCTAAGGGCGGTTCCTGCGTAGGGATCCGGAGAGAGCGCAGGGGCGTTGAGGGAGCGCCCTCGGGAGCCAGAAGGTGAGGCTAGAGGATGGCGGGTCCCTCCGAGGCCCtcgtgcctcagtttacctgtctaacccatggacagacatgCGGCTTCCACAGTCAGGGCGACCTCGCCGCGCGCCGCCCGCGTCATGGAACCACAGCCTGACCCCGCCACTCCCAGCtaagattagagcagaaaaaaaaacaaaacaaaaacttccccGGCTGTGACCAGCCTTTAACCCTGAGCGCCGACTCATTGGATTCCAGCCCAGCACCCTGttggcctccctcccccccccccccacccccaccccatcccgctACAGCCTCCCTAGTTATCCATGGGTGCGCTCTCCCAGACCCTTGGGGAGAGGcgaggagggagaggggtggcCACTCCTAGGCCTCCCCCTCGGAGGGCAGGTTACTGGGTCAGCCGCTGGCCTCCCCTGAAGAGCgcccctccgccgcccccgcgcCCCTAGCCGGGCGGGTCAGTGTTAAGaagcccagccctcctcctgacgTCACGGAGCGGGAGCTCGGACGCACGCGCGGTAGTGGCTTCTCTTCTCCGCTGAAGCCGAACTGGCAGCGGAGAGAGCGGCCGGACAAAGCCAAGCGCGCCCGAATTCTCCGGAGTGTGGCCGAACACAGCCGAATGTTCCCGAACGCATCCGAACCTGCCCGAGCGCGGTCCGGCGTAGTCAAGTCAGAATGAACTCGCCCGACCGAACTCAGTTGGATCAGCCCCAATAGAATTTACTCAAACCCGACCCCGCTGGACCGAATCTAGCCGAACCGGGCAGAATCCTGCCGAATCCCGGACGGGTGACCTGGCGGGGGGCCAGGTGGACACGGACCCTTGGCCAGAAGCCCCAAGTTGCGGGCGGCCCCCGGTGTCTACCtgtcccctgcctgccctctcaAAGCCCGTGACCTACAGCAGCCCCTCTCCGTTGCAGAACCTCTGTTCTCGCTCACGtcccctcccactctttctctgACCTCTGATCCCAAGGAGGATGAGCATAGATTCTCCATTAACCAGTCGGGGTGtggcgggagggagggacagggctgAAAGAGCTAGGAGGGAGGAATTGAAGGTTGCTGTGGGGAGGATGGTGCTCCGGGAAGAGGGCGTGGCCCCTAGCGGAAGCCTGGGGGTGGAAGAGTACTGGCAGAGCGTTCGCGGGGAAATGAAGCAGGGAGTAAAGGAtctgggaggggtgggcaggtggggggtggggtaaaGGATCTGGGGGCGTGGTCGACTAGGTTGGGGCAGGGCCAAGTGGGctgagggtgtgggctgggggcGGGAACAGGTGACCCAGGGCGCGACCTAaactggcagggggcggggcctctccCGGCTGTGGGGAACCTTGGAACTGGCCTGATCTAAGCAAGATCCAGGCCCCTCCAGAGAGGAGAGCCCAGAAAGTCCGTTTCCAGTCTCTGTGAGCTTACCATGCGACCTGGACCTCGGTTTCCTTCTTAGTAATATGGAAGCCCAGTTGTCCTTCTCAGGTGCTCAGCTGTAACTACGTAAAAAGCGCCCTGGGAGAAGACCCTGCCATGCCTATATTAGAGACAGGGTAGTCGGTGTCCGGAGAAAGGCTGAGACCTACCCATGGTCACACAGACATCTGGGGACAGATCTGAAGCTCACGTTCTGGAGTCTAGACTGGTCCCAGCGGGAAGGCTGGTGCCGGGTCCCTGGGCGGGGGTGTGACTGTGAGGCAGGTGCACAAACTGTAAGCTACTCCTTCATGGCCCACCGTTTTGCTCCAGGGAGGATGTGAAAGGACAGGTTCGAGCCACCAAAGGCCATCCGCTTGCCAGGCCCCTTGGCTCTGACCATGCCTCATCTGTTTCCAGCTTTGACCTGGAAAATGCACTCTCGCGTGGGAGAAGCGCTCAGGACCCTCACGTCGGGCCTGGCCTTGGCCAGGTCATCCAGGCCCCTGCCCAACACAGCCAGCGGCGTGAGTCCTTCCTGTACCGCTCCGACAGCGACTATGAACTCTTGCCTAAGGCCTTGTCCCGGAACTCTTCTGTGGCCAGCGACCTGTGAGTCTGGGGCCGGTGGCATGACACCTACTCGTCTCTTCCTCCTTTTATTATTCCATTCAGCACACCTCCTTCAAGTGGCTTTTTGAGCTGGGTTTTGAAGTTTAAGTAGGAGTTTGTCAAGCAGCCACTTATTCAGTTGAACATGCCTAGAATGATATCTGGTGATCTGTGCTTGACTTTAGGCTCGGGTTGGGTGGCAATCAAGAAACATTAAGGACAATTAGTAGCAACTGAACAAACACCTTAATTAGACCTTCCTGGTAGCCATAATAAAAGGGGAAATATAATAATATCCCTGCTTCCCccaggactcagtttcctcatgtgtgagGTTGGAGGGGCTGTAGTGGCTTTCAGGGAAGAGTCAGGTAAGGGGAGCCCAGAGATTAATAGGGCCCTGGGGGGAGGAGTCGGGAAGGAAGGATGTGCTCAGCAGAGGGCATAGTGTGGGCAAAAGCTGTTAGATGGGACCACGCGGGACATCTCCCTAGCCGCCCTTTCTGATGTCCTATCTCCCCACAGACATGGAGAAGACATGATTGTGACACCCTTTGCCCAGGTGGGTGCCcactcctcccctttccctgcctGAGGCAAGCAGGTGAAATCGATCCCCCCTTTTCCAATGCTGACCATTCCCCTCCCAACAGGTCCTGGCCAGTCTGCGGACTGTTCGGAGCAATGTGGCTGCGTTAGCCCACCTGCAAGGCCAAAGAGCAGCCAAGTACATAGCGggttgggcgggggtggggcctggcagggaggaggggggcggcggCCGACAGGTGGGCTGGATGGGGCGGGACCATTTGGGTGAGGTAGGCCACCCCAGAGCGGACTGTACTGCAGGCAGACATCCATCGGGAACCCTCCATCTGCCAGTCAGCCCCCTCCGCCTACAGGTAATTCTCCTGCTCCTACCCCTTCCTCACACTATGGGACCACTGTCAATTTCTTCTCCATGGTGACCTCCCCAGCCCATGTATCCTTAGGCTGTGCTCATTGTAACCCTCCAAAACACCCTCAGGGATGGCGTCTACCATGCCCAAATGACAGATGGGGaggctgaggtccagagaggggcAGAGACCTGCCCATGGTCACTCCACCACTGGGGACAGATCTGGAACTCAAATCCTGGGGTCTTGAGTGGCCCCATTGGGAAGGGCTGTAGGGTCTAGATGTAGAGATGGAGACATGAAGGGGTGGGGTCaccgagtgggggtggggcaggattcTGATGGCTCAGCCCCCAGAGGACACTGGGCAGAAGCTGGCTTTGGAGACACTGGAGGAGCTGGACTGGTGTCTGGATCAGCTGGAGACACTGCAGACCCGGCACTCGGTGGGGGAGATGGCCTCCAACAAGGTGAGGAGGGCCAGCGAGCGGAGATCATTTGCCTCCACCCGCAGTGCCCCCTCATCACTGTCCTCACCTTCCCCGACAGTTCAAGCGGATGCTGAACCGGGAGCTGACTCACTTGTCTGAAACCAGCCGCTCGGGGAACCAGGTGTCAGAGTACATTTCCCAGACCTTCCTGGGTGAGCTGTGGTGGGTCCCTGCCTGGGCAACAGACAGAggtaggaagaaagaagaaaagacctCAGTCAGGGGAAGACAGAGCAGACAGACATGGACACCCCCAGCCACATGGGTGAAGGAgggctgggccagagggaggagcaggaggaagatccaggaggaggggacatgaaAGCCAGGGTTGTGAAGCATGAGTAAAAGTTTTCCAAGAAGGAGATGGAGGAAACCAGatagctgggtctccagcttggGAGCTGGAAAGGACACTGAGCTGTTTGGGGCAAAACACTGATCCCCAGGCTCTCAGGGGCCAAGTCCATCAGAAGAGGTTACTGAGTGAGATCAGCCACGAAAAGAGGGGTAGCTACAGGCCACATACGGACTTGGCTCTGAGCTGCCTGGGATCCAGGTAAAAAGGAAATAGGTTGATCCTGAGGCTTCGCAAAGTCTGGGACCTGAGACTAGGCAGGACACCCCTAGCAGGTGAATCGGCTTCTCTGAgtcccaccctgccctccctccagaccAACAGACTGAGGTGGAGttacccaagggaacccccaaggAACCCTCGAGGCCCATGTCCCAGATCAGCAGCCTGCAGGGGCTCCCCCACAGTGCCAGCCTCTCCACAGCCACCACCCCATGCTTTGGGGTCCAGACTGACCAGGAGGGGCAACTGGCCAAGGTGGGTTCCCAGCTAGAACGCTGAGCCCTGGGTTAGGGTTCTGGCTCTATCTGGATGCCCTaatttgagcctcagtttgcccacTTGTATACTGGGCAAGTGGGGGGAAATATAAGATCCGGGGGAGGGGCTCACAGGGTCAGAGCCTGGGGAAGCTGGGCCCGGGTCAAGCTGCAGATCTTCCCATTTTAGGAACTGGAAGACACCAACAAGTGGGGGCTTGATGTGTTCAAGGTGGCAGAACTCAGTGGGAACCGGCCCCTCACAGCCATCATATTCAGCATTTTTCAGGTACCTCCTACGACCCTGGCTACCAACACCCCTGGAATTCTTTCACCCCTTCCTACCTCGAGACCTCAGGGGACACACACCCTTCAACGCCTCCCTAACACCCCTGAGTGAAATCATTTGAGCAGGGcattgaaggatgaataggagttcactagGCTGAACAGTTCATTGCTGATGGCCAACAAGCCTCAGCtctggacccaggcctgaagagACCTAGTCTGGAGGGAACTGCTGTCGGGGTCAGAGATAGACCAGAGGGGCAAGGTCAAGGAACAAGTGGTTTCAGAATTGAGGGCATCCTGGAAGATGGGGCATGTGAGAGATGGATAGGCGTTCAGAAGGAGAGAAGGTGTAGGAACCGTGTGTGCCGCCGCCTGGAGGAAGTCCTAACGGGGGGGCCTGTGGTGAACCAGAAACGGGACCTGCTCAAGACATTCCAGATCCCAGTGGACACACTTGCCACCTACCTGCTGACGCTGGAGGGTCACTACCACGCCGATGTGGCCTACCACAACAGCCTGCACGCCGCTGACGTGGCCCAGTCCACGCATGTGCTGCTGGCCATGCCTGCACTGGAGGTACGGTCCCAGAGACAGGCTGGGCAGGTGCGGGGTGCAGTGCAGAGGGCCCGCCCCTCAGCTCTTATGCCCGTGCCCGCTCAGGCTGTGTTCACAGACTTGGAAGTCctggctgccatctttgcaagCGCCATCCATGATGTGGACCATCCTGGGGTCTCCAACCAGTTTCTCATTAACACCAGTGAGTTGggggccctgcctccacctgtcaATCATATGATCTCCAGTGGTCCCATCCCTGCTTTGAGCCGAGTCTCCCTGTTCATGAAATGGCTGTGACAATCTTCTCCTCCTTGGGTATTCGGAGCGGGTCCAGGtacatagtagacactcaataaatgagaaaataacaaatgtggcAGAGCTAATCTGAGCCCACTGAGATTTTAAAGGTTAGGGACCTTTGAGGTATCGGAAAAACTCCGTCAATAAGCAATTATTGGGCACCTCTTGTATACATCCCAGGAGAGCCCTCTCACTTGAGGATCCCAGAGTCTAATTGGACAAAGATTCAGTTGTTCATTCAACCAGCACTTAGTACACACTCTTTCCTGCCATGCCAAGTCCCCAAGGAGTCCCCAGTCTCCAGGAGGCAGAGCAGAACACAGATGCCCCCAGCCCCGTGGAGTCAGGGcatggccagagagagagagagagagagagagagagagagagagagagagagacggggtCATAGAAGGCTTCCTGAGGAGGGGGCATTAGGGTTGGAGCTTCAATGCATGAGTAGGAGTTTGCCAAGAGTTCGCCAAACCTGCCTTTTGGAGAGGTGGGTTGGCCGGGCAGAGGGTGAGGCTCTCCCCGTCCCCTCAGACTCGGAGCTCGCGCTGATGTACAACGACGCCTCCGTGCTGGAGAACCACCACCTGGCTGTGGGCTTCAAGCTGCTGCAGGCAGAGAACTGCAACATCTTCCAGAACCTCAGCACCAAGGAGCGGCTGAGCCTGCGCAGGATGGTCATTGACATAGTGAGGCCACGGCGATGGACCGGGCGGGGCGGTCTTCACCCGTCGGAGCTGGGCGTGCCTCCACTCTGAGCCTGAgcttcctggtctataaaatggggcaATGACCCTCTAAGCCCtgggtggggtgaccaggccgaggTTCACACATAAGCGATGTGGAAACTGAGCTTCCGGGGTTTCAGGTGCAACTCTTTGCGCCTTTAGTCGGTCCGTTCGGTGTTTTTCAGGTTGGAAGACACCAGTAAGTTTTGGAGTCTCGGGCCTCATTCAGTCACTTTATAAGCATTTGTTGAACCCCTATTGTGAGCTCGCCCTTCACAATGGCCTTCCTGAGATGACAGTTCGTGAGGGAGATGGATGTGTGGGTGGGAGCGATAATGGGACCCCGAAGCAGAGCTGTGATGGATGACGTGTAGGCAGAGCTGTGATGGGGCCAGGCTCAAGGTCAGGTAGGGCTTCCCGAGAGGAAACCCTGAAATTGGAGtctgcagggtggggaggggaggagctggtGAGGAGTGTTCTCGGCAAAGAGAACAGCATGTGGGGAGGGCTcagaggaaacggaggctcccaGTGAAGAGAAACTGAAAATGTGGTGAGACAGAGTTGGGGCCTTGGGTGGAAGGCATCATTTGGGGGCCAACTGGAGGTTTGgggaaaaatgttttttgaaaaaatatatattttattgatttttcacagagaggaagggagagggatagagagttagaaacatcgatgagagagcaacatcgatcagctgcctcctgcacaccccccactggggacgtgtccgcaacccatgtacatgcccttgaccggaatcgaacccggaaccccccagtccgcaggccgacgctccatctactgagccaaaccggttttggcagttttttgtttttttaaaaaaatagattttattgattttttacagagaggaagggagagggatagagagttagaaacatcaatgagagagcaacatcgatcagctgcctcctgtataccccccactggggatgtgcctggaaccaaggtacatgcccttgaccggaattgaacctgggatccttcagtccgcaggccgacactctatccactgagccaaaccggttagggctggaaaaAAGTTTTGATTCTCAGAGAAGCCCATGGGCTGGGTATTGGTTATCCCTGGGCTGGGTCCATATGGATCCAGTGAAGTTGATTTTTAAACAATTGTGTGGGGCCAAACTTCCCTCCAAAGTGCTGAAAACAGCCCTCCCAGGCACACATAGCCATAGGGAGGTTTGGGGAGCACCAGGTCAGGTTCCTCCCAGCTTCAAGACCACCTATGGCTCCCATGGCTCTCTGGGaagtcccccctcctccctgaggcccTCTCTGCTCCTGTCAACCTCGTTGGCTCCAGCCATAAGTGCTTCCTCTATGTTCCCCAGCTCAtccagccccagggcctttgcacaggccaTGTCCTGGGCTGAGCCTCActgctgccctcagcccccacatTGAATCTTTAACATGTGGAATGCATCCCATGAGCCTATAGACCTTAGAGGTGGGACCCCTGACTCAGCTCCTCTT from Eptesicus fuscus isolate TK198812 chromosome 6, DD_ASM_mEF_20220401, whole genome shotgun sequence encodes the following:
- the PDE4C gene encoding cAMP-specific 3',5'-cyclic phosphodiesterase 4C isoform X1 — translated: METPGVQEGAQAPSELNRALSGQGLAKPPKHLWRQPRCPIRIQQRFYSDPDKSAGRSQQNRGPRRGLQKSRCSWPTSFHRCFDLENALSRGRSAQDPHVGPGLGQVIQAPAQHSQRRESFLYRSDSDYELLPKALSRNSSVASDLHGEDMIVTPFAQVLASLRTVRSNVAALAHLQGQRAAKQTSIGNPPSASQPPPPTEDTGQKLALETLEELDWCLDQLETLQTRHSVGEMASNKFKRMLNRELTHLSETSRSGNQVSEYISQTFLDQQTEVELPKGTPKEPSRPMSQISSLQGLPHSASLSTATTPCFGVQTDQEGQLAKELEDTNKWGLDVFKVAELSGNRPLTAIIFSIFQKRDLLKTFQIPVDTLATYLLTLEGHYHADVAYHNSLHAADVAQSTHVLLAMPALEAVFTDLEVLAAIFASAIHDVDHPGVSNQFLINTNSELALMYNDASVLENHHLAVGFKLLQAENCNIFQNLSTKERLSLRRMVIDIVLATDMSKHMNLLADLKTMVETKKVTSLGVLLLDNYSDRIQVLQNLVHCADLSNPTKPLPLYRRWTDRIMAEFFQQGDRERESGLDISPMCDKHTASVEKSQVGFIDYIAHPLWETWADLVHPDAQDLLDTLEDNREWYLSKIPRSPVDPTSPEQGGLDRFQLELTLEEAEEEEEEERMLAQEASESPGTDLPSPEASSDPGALCLDNQRTVGKPCMDHEGNVMAEPSGS
- the PDE4C gene encoding cAMP-specific 3',5'-cyclic phosphodiesterase 4C isoform X3, whose translation is MQGTPAPAPAPGPGSPRDSPRSSPGLFRKLLVNQSIRLQRRFTVAHPLCFDLENALSRGRSAQDPHVGPGLGQVIQAPAQHSQRRESFLYRSDSDYELLPKALSRNSSVASDLHGEDMIVTPFAQVLASLRTVRSNVAALAHLQGQRAAKQTSIGNPPSASQPPPPTEDTGQKLALETLEELDWCLDQLETLQTRHSVGEMASNKFKRMLNRELTHLSETSRSGNQVSEYISQTFLDQQTEVELPKGTPKEPSRPMSQISSLQGLPHSASLSTATTPCFGVQTDQEGQLAKELEDTNKWGLDVFKVAELSGNRPLTAIIFSIFQKRDLLKTFQIPVDTLATYLLTLEGHYHADVAYHNSLHAADVAQSTHVLLAMPALEAVFTDLEVLAAIFASAIHDVDHPGVSNQFLINTNSELALMYNDASVLENHHLAVGFKLLQAENCNIFQNLSTKERLSLRRMVIDIVLATDMSKHMNLLADLKTMVETKKVTSLGVLLLDNYSDRIQVLQNLVHCADLSNPTKPLPLYRRWTDRIMAEFFQQGDRERESGLDISPMCDKHTASVEKSQVGFIDYIAHPLWETWADLVHPDAQDLLDTLEDNREWYLSKIPRSPVDPTSPEQGGLDRFQLELTLEEAEEEEEEERMLAQEASESPGTDLPSPEASSDPGALCLDNQRTVGKPCMDHEGNVMAEPSGS